One window of the Eucalyptus grandis isolate ANBG69807.140 chromosome 8, ASM1654582v1, whole genome shotgun sequence genome contains the following:
- the LOC104456101 gene encoding putative pre-16S rRNA nuclease isoform X1, with the protein MAVPIAVTKPAPLARAILVKDPSSVYSLRCPSVYLCHCNPKRKELPFPPNALRRKTDPKWRGGFSLGLDLGLSRTGVALSKGFCFRPLTVLELRGQKLELRLLDIAEKEEADEFIIGLPLSSDGKETIQSNKVRSVAGRLAARAAERGWRVYLQDEHGTSAEAACHMINIGVQQSTRQKKADAYAAMMVLERYFSLSGEEAELVLPKSLDLQEKLRRAPSEDSDFSE; encoded by the exons ATGGCCGTTCCAATTGCAGTTACAAAGCCTGCTCCGCTCGCGCGTGCAATTCTTGTGAAGGACCCGAGTTCCGTGTACTCTCTTCGATGCCCCTCGGTCTACTTGTGCCACTGCAATCCCAAAAGAAAGGAACTTCCATTCCCCCCTAATGCCCTTCGCCGTAAGACTGATCCAAAGTGGCGAGGAGGGTTCTCCCTCGGTCTAGATTTGGGATTGTCTCGCACCGGTGTTGCTCTTAGCAAAGGCTTTTGTTTTCGCCCTCTGACG GTTTTGGAGCTGCGAGGACAGAAGCTTGAGTTGCGGCTTCTCGACATTGCAGAAAAAGAG GAGGCGGATGAATTCATCATTGGGCTTCCTCTATCTTCTGATGGAAAAGAGACTATTCAGTCTAATAAAGTTCGCAGCGTTGCTGGAAGACTTGCAGCTCGAGCTGCGGAGAG GGGTTGGAGAGTATATCTGCAGGATGAGCATGGCACATCAGCTGAAGCCGCTTGCCATATGATCAACAT AGGTGTCCAGCAGTCCACTCGGCAAAAAAAGGCTGATGCCTATGCCGCCATG ATGGTCCTGGAAAGATATTTCTCTTTGTCGGGAGAGGAAGCTGAATTAGTTTTGCCCAAGAGTCTAGATTTGCAAGAGAAATTACGGAGGGCTCCATCCGAGGACAGCGACTTCTCTGAATAA
- the LOC104456101 gene encoding putative pre-16S rRNA nuclease isoform X2 gives MAVPIAVTKPAPLARAILVKDPSSVYSLRCPSVYLCHCNPKRKELPFPPNALRRKTDPKWRGGFSLGLDLGLSRTGVALSKGFCFRPLTVLELRGQKLELRLLDIAEKEEADEFIIGLPLSSDGKETIQSNKVRSVAGRLAARAAERGWRVYLQDEHGTSAEAACHMINMYLPFDQRCPAVHSAKKG, from the exons ATGGCCGTTCCAATTGCAGTTACAAAGCCTGCTCCGCTCGCGCGTGCAATTCTTGTGAAGGACCCGAGTTCCGTGTACTCTCTTCGATGCCCCTCGGTCTACTTGTGCCACTGCAATCCCAAAAGAAAGGAACTTCCATTCCCCCCTAATGCCCTTCGCCGTAAGACTGATCCAAAGTGGCGAGGAGGGTTCTCCCTCGGTCTAGATTTGGGATTGTCTCGCACCGGTGTTGCTCTTAGCAAAGGCTTTTGTTTTCGCCCTCTGACG GTTTTGGAGCTGCGAGGACAGAAGCTTGAGTTGCGGCTTCTCGACATTGCAGAAAAAGAG GAGGCGGATGAATTCATCATTGGGCTTCCTCTATCTTCTGATGGAAAAGAGACTATTCAGTCTAATAAAGTTCGCAGCGTTGCTGGAAGACTTGCAGCTCGAGCTGCGGAGAG GGGTTGGAGAGTATATCTGCAGGATGAGCATGGCACATCAGCTGAAGCCGCTTGCCATATGATCAACATGTACCTCCCATTTGACCAA AGGTGTCCAGCAGTCCACTCGGCAAAAAAAGGCTGA
- the LOC104456099 gene encoding cryptochrome-1, with amino-acid sequence MAGNKIIVWFRRDLRIDDNPALSAAARDGRVLPVFIWCPKDEGQFYPGRVSRWWLKHSLSHLSQSLKSLGSQLVLIKADSTLAALLACIDSVGATRVVFNHLYDPVSLVRDHHIKEQLVELGISVQSYNADLLYEPWEVYDEKGLAFTMFDKYWNKCMNMQMEPVSHAPVWRLEPLPTSGLVENCSIEDLGLEDETERSSNALLGRGWSPGWGHADKALSEFIEHHLVSYAENRLKVGGNSTSLLSPYLHFGEVSVRKVFQSTRLKQILWAKEGNSSGEESATLFLRAIGFREYSRYLCFNFPFTHEKSLLSNLKYFPWCPDQTSFKAWRQGRTGYPLVDAGMRELWATGWIHNRIRVIVSSFAVKFLLLPWKWGMKYFWDTLLDADLESDILGWQYISGSLPDGHELERMDCPEVQGCKFDPEGEYVRQWLPELARMPTEWIHHPWDAPTSVLRASGVELGLNYPKPIIDLDAAQVHLTEAIFKMWELEAAARASSSNYTDEVVGENSEGDENSSIPKVVLKDRVPSFTISSNDQRVPTIQNSKGGLACKKRPKEIAVSERQPVRENLQDEPGGSRRDEEVCSTAESSAAKRQTISRDSFSVPQSCTSSNALTSNEQEI; translated from the exons ATGGCCGGCAATAAGATCATTGTTTGGTTTAGGAGGGACCTCAGAATTGATGATAATCCAGCATTATCTGCTGCTGCTAGAGATGGTCGTGTGCTTCCTGTGTTCATATGGTGTCCGAAAGACGAAGGGCAATTCTACCCAGGGCGGGTTTCGCGGTGGTGGCTGAAGCATTCTCTGTCACACCTTTCTCAGTCCCTCAAATCTCTGGGTTCTCAACTTGTGCTGATTAAAGCTGATAGCACACTTGCTGCACTTTTGGCTTGCATCGATTCTGTGGGCGCGACAAGAGTGGTCTTTAATCATCTTTATG ATCCTGTTTCACTGGTTCGTGATCATCACATCAAGGAGCAATTAGTGGAACTTGGTATTTCCGTGCAAAGCTACAATGCAGACTTGTTATATGAACCATGGGAAGTGTACGACGAGAAAGGACTTGCTTTTACGATGTTTGACAAATACTGGAACAAGTGCATGAACATGCAAATGGAACCCGTCTCTCACGCTCCTGTCTGGCGCTTAGAGCCATTGCCAACTTCAG GATTAGTGGAAAATTGTTCGATTGAAGACCTCGGTCTCGAAGATGAAACAGAAAGATCTAGCAACGCATTATTAGGAAGAGGATGGTCGCCAGGTTGGGGCCATGCTGATAAGGCTTTGAGTGAGTTTATCGAACATCATCTGGTCAGTTATGCTGAAAACAGGTTGAAGGTTGGGGGTAACTCAACGTCGCTCTTGTCTCCGTATCTCCATTTCGGAGAAGTAAGTGTCAGGAAAGTCTTCCAATCCACCCGTCTGAAGCAAATTCTGTGGGCGAAAGAAGGTAATTCTAGTGGGGAAGAAAGCGCAACTCTCTTTCTCAGGGCCATTGGGTTTCGGGAGTATTCGCGCTACCTTTGTTTCAACTTCCCATTTACTCATGAGAAGTCTCTGCTGAgcaatttgaaatatttcccATGGTGCCCCGATCAGACCTCTTTTAAGGCTTGGAGACAGGGCCGCACTGGCTATCCGCTAGTCGATGCTGGAATGAGAGAGCTCTGGGCTACTGGGTGGATACATAACAGGATAAGAGTGATCGTCTCGAGCTTTGCCGTGAAGTTTCTGCTGCTTCCCTGGAAATGGGGTATGAAATATTTCTGGGACACGCTTTTGGATGCAGATTTGGAAAGTGATATCCTTGGTTGGCAGTATATTTCCGGGAGCTTACCGGACGGGCACGAGCTTGAACGTATGGATTGTCCTGAG GTTCAAGGATGCAAGTTTGATCCAGAAGGAGAATATGTGAGACAGTGGCTGCCTGAGCTAGCGAGAATGCCGACGGAGTGGATCCACCATCCATGGGATGCACCCACCAGTGTGCTCAGAGCTTCGGGGGTTGAATTGGGACTAAACTACCCGAAACCCATAATCGACCTGGATGCTGCCCAAGTGCACTTAACAGAAGCCATTTTCAAAATGTGGGAACTGGAAGCCGCTGCCAGAGCATCTAGCTCGAACTACACTGATGAAGTCGTTGGAGAGAATTCTGAGGGAGATGAGAATTCAAGCATTCCGAAGGTTGTTCTAAAGGACAGGGTTCCTTCTTTTACCATTTCTTCTAACGATCAGAGGGTTCCCACGATTCAGAATTCAAAGGGCGGTCTTGCTTGCAAGAAGAGGCCAAAAGAGATCGCGGTCAGCGAGAGGCAGCCAGTCCGTGAGAACTTGCAGGATGAACCGGGGGGCTCGAGAAGGGATGAGGAAGTGTGCTCCACAGCAGAATCTTCGGCAGCTAAAAGACAGACAATTAGCAGAGATTCGTTCTCGGTACCCCAGTCTTGTACTTCATCGAATGCCTTGACTTCAAACGAACAGGAGATTTGA
- the LOC104456098 gene encoding transcription factor MYB4, translating to MVRAPCCEKMGLKRGPWTPDEDQVLISYIQRNGHGNWRALPKQAGLLRCGKSCRLRWINYLRPDIKRGNFNSEEEETIIKLHEMLGNRWSAIAARLPGRTDNEIKNVWHTHLKKRLKQNQVTPATTTTNNKSFNLDSSEPTIPRLLESSVHAPMSPQPSSSEISSVTDASTSTGIGEANNIEIKGEDMEYSMESFPLIDESFWSDNPGFLPDEYSSDSSGFSCFNVDSQTQYSVAPMADNVQGWPSDGVSHVDNGMDFWYDLFIRAGGAEELPAF from the exons atGGTGAGAGCACCATGCTGTGAGAAGATGGGATTAAAGAGGGGTCCATGGACGCCTGACGAAGATCAAGTCTTGATCTCTTACATCCAGAGGAATGGTCATGGAAATTGGAGGGCTCTTCCCAAGCAAGCTG GACTCTTGAGATGTGGGAAGAGTTGCCGGCTTCGGTGGATAAATTATCTGCGGCCTGATATAAAGCGAGGAAATTTCAATAGCGAAGAAGAGGAAACAATCATTAAGTTGCATGAAATGCTTGGAAATAG GTGGTCAGCTATTGCAGCAAGATTACCGGGGCGCACAGACAACGAAATAAAAAATGTGTGGCACACACATTTGAAGAAGAGGCTCAAACAAAATCAAGTCACGCCAGCGACGACAACGACCAACAACAAATCATTCAATTTGGATTCTTCCGAGCCAACGATACCGAGATTGTTAGAAAGTTCAGTCCATGCTCCAATGTCGCCTCAACCTTCCTCGAGCGAAATATCCTCGGTCACGGATGCTTCAACGTCCACAGGAATTGGAGAGGCGAACAACATCGAGATCAAGGGCGAGGACATGGAATACTCCATGGAGTCCTTCCCTTTAATCGACGAGAGTTTTTGGTCGGACAACCCAGGGTTTTTACCTGATGAATACTCGAGCGACTCGTCTGGATTTTCCTGCTTCAACGTAGATTCGCAAACTCAGTACTCGGTGGCTCCGATGGCTGATAATGTGCAAGGGTGGCCTAGTGATGGTGTAAGCCACGTCGACAATGGAATGGACTTCTGGTACGATCTTTTCATAAGAGCTGGGGGTGCAGAAGAATTGCCAGCCTTCTGA